The uncultured Cohaesibacter sp. genome window below encodes:
- a CDS encoding L,D-transpeptidase family protein — MKNSKPGYSEIVTSQKMNRRTFLTTGSQLVAAFATAISTPVFAQGANPIDEILNQSPVEWGDRFDTPGQTVAAVRTAEPTLSPSTATNIENAMQMYYSIVQRGGWPIVPDEKAMRLGHKSPGVAILRERLTMSGDLMQNVGVADVFDSYVDAAVRRFQSRHGIHPDGVIGKETFAAMNVPVEVRLRQLETNLVRVRSLSGFLGKRYVMVNIPAAEIETVEDGMVHSRHTAVVGKIDRQTPILESTIHEINFNPYWHVPESIIRKDLIPKMQKDPNYLRDNKIHIRDLKNNIELDASQVDWTTNDALNYQFRQEPGAKNSMGSIKINFHNKYAVYLHDTPSKTLFGNSYRFHSSGCVRVQNVREFVVWVLEDTPGWDRFAIDEVIKSGEREDVQVKGKVPIYMTYITAWSTNEGMIHFREDIYDRDGISALSPVTTAQTQG, encoded by the coding sequence ATGAAGAATTCAAAACCGGGGTATAGTGAGATCGTGACAAGTCAGAAGATGAACCGCCGTACATTCCTGACGACAGGATCCCAGCTTGTTGCTGCCTTTGCGACGGCGATTTCGACGCCAGTTTTCGCGCAGGGTGCCAATCCGATCGACGAAATTCTCAACCAGAGCCCGGTAGAGTGGGGGGATCGTTTCGACACTCCCGGTCAGACCGTCGCTGCGGTTCGAACCGCCGAGCCGACCCTTTCGCCTTCCACGGCCACCAACATCGAAAACGCCATGCAGATGTATTACAGCATCGTGCAGCGTGGTGGCTGGCCGATTGTTCCCGATGAAAAGGCGATGCGCCTTGGTCACAAGTCACCCGGGGTTGCCATTTTGCGTGAACGCCTGACCATGTCTGGTGATCTGATGCAGAATGTCGGTGTCGCTGATGTTTTCGATTCCTATGTCGATGCGGCCGTCCGGCGCTTCCAGTCCCGTCATGGCATCCATCCCGATGGGGTCATCGGCAAGGAAACCTTTGCCGCAATGAATGTGCCGGTGGAAGTCCGCCTCAGACAGCTTGAAACCAATCTTGTGCGTGTGCGTTCGCTGTCTGGTTTCCTTGGCAAGCGCTATGTCATGGTCAATATTCCTGCCGCCGAGATCGAAACCGTTGAAGACGGCATGGTTCATTCCCGTCATACGGCGGTGGTTGGCAAGATCGATCGCCAGACCCCGATTCTCGAAAGCACCATCCACGAGATCAACTTCAATCCCTATTGGCACGTTCCGGAAAGCATCATTCGCAAGGACCTGATCCCGAAGATGCAGAAGGATCCGAACTATCTTCGTGATAACAAGATCCATATCCGCGACCTGAAGAACAACATCGAGCTCGATGCCTCGCAAGTGGACTGGACGACCAACGATGCCCTGAACTACCAGTTCCGTCAGGAACCCGGTGCAAAGAACTCCATGGGGTCGATCAAGATCAACTTCCACAACAAATATGCGGTCTATCTGCATGATACGCCGTCAAAGACCCTGTTCGGCAACAGCTATCGCTTCCATTCTTCGGGCTGCGTGCGCGTGCAGAACGTGCGTGAATTCGTGGTCTGGGTGCTCGAAGATACGCCCGGCTGGGATCGCTTTGCCATTGACGAGGTGATCAAGTCCGGCGAGCGTGAAGACGTGCAGGTCAAGGGCAAGGTTCCCATCTACATGACCTACATCACCGCATGGTCCACCAACGAAGGCATGATCCATTTCCGCGAGGATATCTACGACCGCGATGGCATTTCGGCTCTGAGCCCGGTCACCACAGCGCAGACACAGGGTTGA
- a CDS encoding riboflavin synthase has product MFTGIITDVGEVLEQKAIPAGQRVKIATHFDPETIALGASIACNGVCHTVVATGTLDAERNYFEVESGKETLDLTNASGWKGGTAINLERSLKMGDELGGHLVLGHVDGVAEVVERTDHPDSVFFKLRAPGQLARFIPQKGSVSLDGTSLTVNDVDGDDFTIFLIPHTLTHTAWKEKQVGDKINLEVDMMARYVARLNEYTPS; this is encoded by the coding sequence ATGTTTACCGGAATTATCACTGATGTTGGCGAAGTGCTTGAGCAGAAGGCCATTCCAGCTGGTCAGAGAGTCAAGATCGCGACGCATTTCGATCCCGAAACAATCGCCCTGGGCGCATCCATCGCCTGTAACGGCGTTTGTCATACGGTGGTGGCAACCGGCACTCTGGATGCTGAGCGCAACTATTTTGAAGTCGAATCTGGCAAGGAAACCCTTGATTTGACCAATGCCTCCGGTTGGAAGGGCGGAACCGCCATCAATCTGGAACGCTCGCTCAAGATGGGCGACGAGCTGGGTGGCCATCTGGTGCTTGGCCATGTCGACGGTGTTGCCGAAGTCGTCGAACGGACCGACCATCCCGATAGCGTATTCTTCAAGCTGCGGGCACCGGGACAGTTGGCCCGCTTCATCCCCCAGAAGGGCTCGGTTTCTCTTGATGGTACGTCTCTCACGGTCAATGATGTTGATGGCGATGATTTCACCATTTTCCTCATTCCCCATACCCTTACGCATACGGCCTGGAAGGAAAAGCAGGTTGGCGACAAGATCAATCTCGAGGTTGACATGATGGCGCGCTATGTCGCACGCCTCAATGAATATACGCCATCGTAG
- the ribD gene encoding bifunctional diaminohydroxyphosphoribosylaminopyrimidine deaminase/5-amino-6-(5-phosphoribosylamino)uracil reductase RibD, whose product MPRITNRRRCMEDFSFSFSDDQMMDLALRLGRRCAGATAENPAVGCVITAASGGRATIVGRGWTQQGGRPHAERVALAEAGDLARGATAYVTLEPCSHHGKSPPCAEALIEAGIARVVCAHADPDRRVAGRGFEMLRKAGIAVETGLLEARAHRHLSGFLSRTVRGRPWLQAKMAFSPDGMIGKIGVGNYPVTGPDAKARTYGLRMKADAILVGADTVLVDDPTLTVRLPGLEASSPVRVVLDGRGRVPLDAQLVKSAAAVPTWVVTAINAPEDWCNEMEARGCTVLRVKATAAGHVDLLAAFEALAARGINTIFAECGAALSRALLEGGLIDEFFLYRSTTPIGADGLVALSGEPEAALASAGFTFETSHRLGQDTLKTFIRSASLKSLYGG is encoded by the coding sequence ATGCCTCGTATCACCAACAGACGGCGCTGCATGGAAGACTTCTCGTTCTCTTTCTCCGATGACCAAATGATGGATCTGGCGCTTCGCCTCGGGCGCCGCTGCGCCGGGGCAACGGCAGAAAATCCAGCTGTTGGCTGCGTAATAACGGCCGCAAGTGGCGGCCGCGCGACGATCGTCGGGCGAGGCTGGACTCAACAGGGCGGTCGGCCGCATGCCGAGCGGGTTGCTCTTGCTGAAGCCGGAGATCTGGCAAGAGGCGCAACGGCCTATGTTACCCTTGAACCCTGTTCCCACCATGGCAAATCCCCGCCCTGCGCTGAGGCCTTGATCGAGGCAGGCATTGCGCGGGTTGTCTGCGCCCATGCCGACCCTGATCGTCGGGTTGCCGGGCGCGGGTTCGAGATGCTGCGTAAGGCTGGTATTGCCGTCGAGACCGGGCTTCTGGAGGCCCGTGCCCATCGCCATCTGAGCGGATTTCTGTCACGCACGGTGCGCGGCAGACCTTGGCTTCAGGCAAAGATGGCCTTCTCTCCCGATGGCATGATCGGCAAGATCGGCGTCGGAAATTATCCCGTGACCGGCCCTGATGCCAAGGCCAGAACCTATGGCCTCAGAATGAAGGCAGATGCCATTCTGGTTGGAGCCGACACGGTCCTCGTCGATGATCCAACCCTCACCGTTCGCTTGCCCGGACTGGAGGCCTCCTCACCGGTCCGCGTCGTGCTGGATGGTCGCGGACGTGTTCCGCTCGATGCGCAACTGGTGAAAAGTGCTGCGGCCGTGCCGACATGGGTCGTGACCGCAATAAATGCACCGGAGGATTGGTGCAATGAGATGGAGGCGAGGGGATGCACGGTGCTGCGCGTTAAGGCGACCGCTGCCGGACATGTAGACTTGCTTGCCGCTTTTGAGGCACTGGCAGCGCGCGGCATAAACACCATATTTGCCGAATGCGGTGCAGCTCTTTCCCGGGCTCTTCTCGAAGGTGGGCTGATTGACGAATTTTTCCTCTATCGCAGCACCACTCCCATCGGAGCCGATGGTCTTGTTGCGCTGTCCGGAGAGCCGGAAGCCGCGCTCGCCAGCGCAGGATTCACATTTGAAACGTCCCATCGGTTGGGGCAGGATACACTCAAGACCTTTATCCGGTCTGCGAGTTTGAAAAGTCTATACGGAGGCTAG
- the nrdR gene encoding transcriptional regulator NrdR: MKCPYCGYDDTQVKDSRPTEDNTAIRRRRVCSGCGGRFTTFERIQLRELSVIKRTGRKVPFDRDKLMRSVQVSLRKRPVEDDKVERMVSGIVRQLESAGDAEVPAEHIGNLVMEGLKGLDEIAYIRFASVYKNFRETKDFSDMLHQLSNERPLDEDLED; the protein is encoded by the coding sequence ATGAAATGTCCCTATTGCGGTTATGACGATACCCAGGTCAAGGATTCTCGCCCCACGGAAGACAATACGGCGATCCGCCGCCGCCGCGTTTGCAGCGGTTGTGGCGGGCGCTTCACCACCTTCGAGCGCATCCAGCTGCGTGAACTTTCGGTGATCAAGAGAACTGGCCGCAAGGTCCCGTTCGATCGTGACAAGCTGATGCGGTCTGTTCAGGTTTCTCTGCGCAAACGTCCCGTTGAAGATGACAAGGTAGAACGCATGGTGTCTGGCATCGTGCGTCAGCTTGAAAGCGCCGGTGACGCTGAGGTTCCGGCTGAACACATCGGTAATCTGGTGATGGAAGGGCTCAAGGGGCTCGACGAAATCGCCTATATCCGCTTCGCATCGGTTTACAAGAATTTCCGGGAAACCAAGGACTTCTCAGACATGCTCCACCAGTTGTCAAACGAACGTCCGCTTGACGAGGATCTGGAAGACTAG
- a CDS encoding enoyl-CoA hydratase/isomerase family protein, which translates to MNDILFEKRGCVGLITLNRPKALNALTLDMIKGLAVQLEDWKQDDDVKAVILTSASERAFSAGADIRFVYTCKGNPPYEFFSTEYKMNCSMASYPKPYISLVDGIVMGGGVGLSCHGRYIAAGSKTTFAMPETGIGFFPDVGGAYLLPRMPGNVGIYCGMTGARLGQADCMKFGLATHAIGADAFPEIIEQIARGAAPDEVLARHASVATGEGLDNEALGVIAEAFAGASVKDVIARLEANPAPFAKQTLDLLQSRSPLSVHIAFEQMRRGATMSFEECMQMEYRILERILDGSDFYEGVRSVIVDKDGKPAWQPSTFEAVTEEMVLSHFLPLDPQRELFNRP; encoded by the coding sequence ATGAACGACATCCTTTTCGAGAAACGTGGCTGTGTGGGTTTGATAACGCTGAACAGGCCCAAGGCTCTCAACGCTCTGACGCTCGATATGATCAAGGGGCTGGCGGTGCAACTTGAAGACTGGAAACAGGATGATGACGTCAAGGCCGTTATTCTGACATCGGCAAGCGAACGTGCCTTCTCCGCCGGAGCGGATATCCGGTTTGTCTATACTTGCAAGGGCAACCCGCCCTACGAGTTCTTCAGCACCGAATACAAGATGAATTGCTCGATGGCTTCCTATCCGAAGCCCTATATTTCTCTGGTGGACGGCATCGTCATGGGCGGCGGGGTCGGCCTTTCCTGCCATGGACGTTATATTGCAGCTGGCAGCAAGACCACATTTGCCATGCCGGAAACCGGAATCGGCTTCTTCCCCGATGTGGGTGGAGCCTATCTGCTGCCCCGCATGCCCGGCAACGTCGGCATCTATTGCGGCATGACCGGCGCGCGTCTGGGTCAGGCCGACTGCATGAAATTCGGCCTTGCTACCCACGCGATCGGCGCAGACGCCTTTCCCGAGATCATCGAGCAGATTGCCAGGGGCGCAGCGCCGGACGAGGTTCTGGCGCGTCACGCCAGTGTCGCAACCGGGGAGGGACTCGATAACGAAGCGCTGGGCGTCATCGCGGAGGCCTTCGCGGGCGCGTCCGTCAAGGACGTCATCGCACGGCTTGAAGCAAACCCGGCACCATTTGCCAAACAGACGCTGGACCTGCTGCAGTCGCGCTCGCCGCTGTCTGTCCACATAGCCTTCGAACAGATGCGCCGCGGGGCAACAATGTCCTTCGAAGAGTGCATGCAGATGGAATACCGCATTCTCGAACGGATTCTTGATGGCAGTGACTTCTATGAAGGCGTGCGGTCCGTGATCGTCGACAAGGATGGTAAGCCAGCATGGCAACCATCCACCTTTGAGGCCGTGACCGAGGAAATGGTATTGTCACATTTTCTGCCGCTGGACCCGCAACGCGAATTGTTCAATCGGCCATAG
- a CDS encoding MarR family winged helix-turn-helix transcriptional regulator: MITSQRAVETIGEAEGEVELKPLYMDALRLVERLHRRLLDVIKDEFERRGRTDVNSVQALLLFNIGDSEVTAGELRSRGYYQGSNVSYNLKKLVDMGYVNHERSRVDRRSVRISLSDKGIEVRQIVSELYERHIATIEQVGGIANEDFMVLNKSLQRLERFWTDQILYRL, from the coding sequence ATGATTACGTCACAACGCGCAGTGGAAACAATCGGTGAAGCTGAGGGCGAAGTAGAGTTGAAACCACTCTACATGGACGCACTCAGACTCGTGGAGCGTCTGCACCGCAGGCTTCTGGATGTCATCAAGGACGAATTTGAGCGCCGCGGAAGAACCGACGTCAACAGTGTTCAGGCCCTGCTTCTGTTCAACATTGGTGACTCGGAAGTGACAGCGGGTGAATTGCGCTCACGCGGCTACTACCAAGGCTCCAACGTGTCCTACAACCTGAAAAAGCTCGTTGATATGGGCTACGTCAATCATGAACGGTCACGGGTGGATCGCCGCTCGGTACGGATTTCCCTGTCCGACAAGGGCATTGAAGTGCGTCAGATCGTCAGTGAGCTCTATGAACGCCATATTGCCACGATCGAACAGGTCGGCGGCATTGCCAACGAAGATTTCATGGTTCTCAACAAGTCCCTCCAGCGTCTCGAACGCTTCTGGACCGATCAGATCCTTTACCGTCTCTAG
- the glyA gene encoding serine hydroxymethyltransferase, which produces MSANEGANSGAIFPEFFTRDLVNSDPAVAAAIASELGRQKHEIELIASENIVSKAVLQAQGSVMTNKYAEGYSGRRYYGGCQHVDVAENLAIERVTKLFGCEFANVQPNSGSQANQAAFMALIQPGDTILGMSLDAGGHLTHGAKPNQSGKWFNSIQYGVRKQDGRIDFDQIEELAKEHQPKLIIAGGSAYSREFDFKKFREIADSVGAYLMVDMAHFAGLVAAGLHESPFPHAHIVTSTTHKTLRGPRGGLILTNDPEIAKKVNSAVFPGLQGGPLMHVIAAKAVAFGEALTDDFKVYAKAVKDNAQALADTLYAGGVELAAGGTDNHLLLVDLRPKGLTGKVAEAALGRAYITCNKNGVPFDPEKPAITSGIRLGTPAGTSRGFGTEEFKQIGKMIIEVLDGLVANGEEGNAAVESAVKEKVIALTNRFPIYPDL; this is translated from the coding sequence ATGTCAGCAAACGAAGGTGCCAATTCGGGAGCGATTTTCCCAGAATTCTTCACCCGCGATCTCGTCAACTCCGATCCGGCCGTAGCCGCTGCCATTGCAAGCGAACTCGGTCGTCAAAAGCACGAGATCGAATTGATCGCTTCTGAGAATATCGTGTCCAAGGCAGTCCTGCAGGCGCAGGGCTCTGTAATGACAAACAAATATGCAGAAGGTTATTCGGGTCGTCGTTACTATGGTGGTTGCCAGCATGTTGACGTGGCCGAAAACCTCGCGATCGAGCGTGTAACCAAGCTGTTCGGCTGCGAGTTCGCCAACGTTCAGCCGAACTCCGGCTCCCAGGCCAACCAGGCTGCCTTCATGGCGCTGATCCAGCCGGGCGATACCATTCTGGGCATGAGCCTTGATGCCGGTGGTCACCTGACCCACGGCGCCAAGCCGAACCAGTCCGGCAAGTGGTTCAATTCCATCCAGTATGGCGTTCGCAAGCAGGATGGCCGTATCGACTTTGACCAGATCGAAGAACTGGCCAAGGAGCATCAGCCCAAACTGATCATCGCCGGTGGGTCTGCCTACAGCCGCGAATTCGACTTCAAGAAATTCCGCGAAATCGCTGATTCTGTTGGTGCATATCTCATGGTGGACATGGCGCACTTTGCTGGCCTCGTCGCAGCAGGACTGCATGAGAGCCCGTTCCCGCATGCCCACATCGTCACCTCCACGACGCACAAGACCCTGCGTGGTCCGCGTGGTGGTCTCATCCTGACCAACGATCCGGAAATTGCCAAGAAGGTCAACTCGGCTGTGTTCCCTGGTCTGCAGGGTGGCCCGCTGATGCACGTCATCGCCGCCAAGGCTGTTGCCTTTGGAGAAGCGCTGACCGACGACTTCAAGGTCTATGCAAAGGCCGTCAAGGACAACGCGCAGGCACTGGCCGACACCCTCTATGCGGGTGGCGTCGAGCTGGCTGCTGGCGGTACCGACAACCATCTGCTGCTCGTTGATCTGCGCCCGAAAGGCCTGACCGGCAAGGTGGCCGAGGCTGCTCTTGGCCGTGCCTACATCACCTGCAACAAGAACGGCGTGCCGTTCGATCCGGAAAAGCCGGCGATCACCTCCGGTATCCGCCTTGGTACTCCGGCCGGTACGTCCCGTGGCTTCGGCACCGAAGAATTCAAGCAAATCGGCAAAATGATCATCGAAGTGCTTGACGGTCTCGTTGCAAATGGCGAAGAAGGCAATGCTGCCGTAGAATCGGCAGTAAAGGAAAAGGTCATCGCGCTGACCAACCGCTTCCCGATCTACCCGGACCTTTGA
- a CDS encoding serine hydroxymethyltransferase codes for MTQPQPGEIYIEFVSVGQQVKAIAVDAATGVEVSVFGPSSVSQRDLQALAVRKLRRRLEQLGHG; via the coding sequence ATGACGCAGCCGCAGCCAGGCGAGATCTACATTGAATTTGTCTCGGTCGGACAACAGGTCAAGGCGATAGCCGTTGACGCTGCGACCGGGGTGGAAGTCAGTGTTTTCGGGCCTTCCAGCGTTTCCCAGCGTGATTTGCAAGCCCTTGCCGTGCGCAAGCTCAGGCGACGTCTGGAGCAGTTGGGCCATGGCTGA